Proteins encoded in a region of the Mycoplasma mobile 163K genome:
- a CDS encoding PolC-type DNA polymerase III has product MIKKQAFEKFCKEINYLIPQELENTFIIKSVLDHKIDAFVLHFSIFYVVDYKIISNFINTIKKNFAYKTIIKFSIENLVYKQETILDYINNLIFNIYKIEDFINNLNKNNFQMAENGVLKIFYTSEHEKNRYQNYQNFIEISMENLGFETFKIIFEKSEIFLQQENDDEKLIADFLKNQNLSKNIEEKKSKIFKSSSKKMYKKTVKELYDTFEQDVYVEAYVVDKKIFETKNKNLILTITISDNTEAIKLRRFFESKDQLNSFDITNIGDFIVIEGKVDFDTFNKEKIIYPKTITISKDKKESSVDMEIEKRIELSIRTTMSTMDGFKEADDFVSFAKQLNHESLAIVDIDSVQSFPNFFNAVKKANIKGIYGASFSTIFKNNQAIKNLKKNTLIKNETYVVFDLETTGLSPIFDDIIEFGAQKILNGKVIDTLQFFVKPNKEISEKITLITGIKNQDVENAISEKEALKKILEFMGDHTVVAHNATFDMNFINEKIEKYNFQESNLQIIDTLVVSKIIEPEAKKFSLENLASRSGIIYNSTEAHRADYDADVLAKVWNLYIQKLSDMNVKYFDDIYNFKSNIIYEKTRPFEITILAKNQSGLKELFQKISLTSTKQYFNGPKMFFEDLLEKSKNILIGSGTLKSLIINEVFRGTRKGLREYLKYFDYVEIIPPKNFSHWIKNEDILKEELLEGLKILVEESKKLNKIVVAVGDVRYVQKDEKILHEIYINAKGLQGIRHPLFKYDQSETDYPTLNYLNTQEMIDQFLFLQDNDLIKEIVVKNTHLISNQIENNIEVIKKDLFTPKIENSANLLRELVYAKAFEIYGKNLPELIISRIEKELNPIIEQGYDVIYWISHKIVAKSLEDGYIVGSRGSVGSSLVAYLSGITEVNPLPPHYICSNCKDCEFIKNLDITSGYDLPHKNCNNCYKALKREGQTIPFETFLGFGANKVPDIDLNFSNEYQHIVHDEVRKWFGEDHCFRAGTISKTADKTAYGYVLAWAEENNLTFSNAFIGYLASKIVGTKRTTGQHPGGIIVIPKDFSVEDFTPINFPANDPNSSWKTTHFDFHAIHDNVLKLDLLGHNDPTAIKFLTSLTNVNVFDIPFNDEKVLSLFTSTKALNIKPEDISGEHTGALGFPEFGTTFVRKMLVSAKAKSFSDLISVSGLSHGTDVWNNNAEDLILKKNLQLKDIISCRDDIMVFLITKGVNELKAFQIMENVRKGKGLNSEEEQLLKAHKVSDWYIDSLNKIKYMFPKAHAAAYVMMAWRIAWFKLYYPLEFYASYFTTRADFIDIKIMSSTKKTISEKLSDFKRRRNSKGEDKLSAKEQGLITVLEIAEEMYARGFKISKISINKSEATNWIIDKESNSLIPPFNAMDGLGVAVAESIIEQRKKKPFISIEDVIERTSVNKTLNEKFIELEIYEDLNESNQTSLF; this is encoded by the coding sequence ATGATAAAAAAACAAGCTTTTGAAAAATTTTGTAAAGAAATTAATTATTTAATTCCTCAGGAATTAGAAAACACTTTTATTATTAAAAGTGTTTTAGATCATAAGATTGATGCTTTTGTTTTACATTTTTCAATTTTTTATGTAGTAGATTACAAAATTATTTCAAATTTTATAAATACAATAAAAAAGAATTTTGCTTACAAAACAATTATAAAATTTTCAATTGAAAATCTTGTTTATAAACAAGAAACTATTTTAGATTACATTAATAATTTAATTTTTAATATTTATAAAATTGAAGATTTCATAAATAATTTAAATAAAAACAATTTTCAAATGGCTGAAAACGGGGTTTTAAAAATTTTTTATACTTCCGAACATGAAAAAAACAGATATCAAAATTATCAAAATTTCATAGAAATAAGCATGGAAAATTTGGGTTTTGAAACTTTCAAAATTATTTTTGAAAAATCAGAAATTTTCCTTCAGCAAGAAAATGATGATGAGAAACTAATTGCTGATTTTTTGAAAAATCAAAATTTATCTAAAAATATAGAAGAAAAAAAATCAAAAATTTTTAAATCAAGTTCAAAAAAAATGTATAAAAAAACTGTCAAGGAACTTTATGATACTTTTGAACAAGATGTTTATGTTGAAGCTTATGTTGTTGATAAAAAAATATTTGAAACCAAAAACAAAAATCTAATTTTAACAATTACTATTTCAGATAATACAGAAGCCATCAAGCTTAGAAGATTCTTCGAATCAAAAGATCAATTGAATAGTTTTGATATAACAAATATTGGGGATTTTATTGTAATAGAAGGAAAAGTAGATTTTGATACTTTCAATAAAGAAAAAATTATTTACCCAAAAACAATTACAATTTCAAAAGACAAAAAAGAATCAAGTGTTGATATGGAAATTGAAAAGAGAATTGAACTTTCAATTAGAACTACTATGTCCACAATGGACGGTTTTAAAGAAGCAGATGATTTTGTTAGTTTTGCTAAACAACTAAATCATGAATCATTAGCTATAGTAGATATTGATTCTGTTCAATCTTTCCCAAATTTTTTTAATGCAGTAAAAAAAGCTAATATTAAAGGAATTTATGGTGCTTCTTTTAGTACTATTTTCAAAAATAATCAAGCAATAAAAAATTTGAAAAAGAACACTTTAATTAAAAATGAAACATATGTTGTTTTTGATTTGGAAACAACAGGTTTAAGTCCTATTTTTGATGATATTATTGAATTTGGAGCACAAAAAATTTTAAATGGGAAAGTAATAGATACTCTTCAATTTTTTGTAAAGCCAAACAAAGAAATTTCCGAAAAAATAACTTTGATTACTGGAATTAAAAATCAAGATGTAGAAAATGCAATTTCAGAAAAAGAAGCGCTTAAAAAAATTCTAGAATTTATGGGTGATCATACTGTAGTAGCTCATAATGCTACTTTTGATATGAATTTTATTAATGAAAAAATAGAAAAGTACAATTTTCAAGAATCAAATCTGCAAATTATAGATACTTTGGTTGTCTCAAAGATTATTGAACCAGAAGCAAAAAAATTTAGTCTTGAAAATTTAGCTTCAAGATCAGGAATTATTTACAATTCAACTGAAGCACATAGAGCCGATTATGATGCTGATGTGCTTGCAAAAGTTTGAAATCTATACATTCAAAAATTGTCAGATATGAATGTAAAATATTTTGATGATATTTACAATTTTAAAAGCAATATTATTTATGAAAAAACAAGACCTTTTGAAATTACAATTCTTGCTAAAAATCAATCAGGCTTAAAAGAATTATTTCAAAAAATTTCCTTAACATCTACTAAACAATATTTTAATGGTCCCAAAATGTTTTTTGAAGATCTATTAGAGAAATCTAAAAATATTTTAATTGGTTCTGGAACTTTGAAATCATTAATTATAAATGAAGTTTTTAGAGGAACAAGAAAAGGCTTAAGAGAATACTTAAAATATTTTGATTATGTAGAAATCATTCCTCCAAAAAATTTTTCTCATTGAATAAAAAATGAAGACATTCTTAAAGAAGAACTTTTAGAAGGCTTAAAAATTTTAGTAGAAGAATCTAAAAAACTGAATAAAATAGTAGTTGCTGTCGGAGATGTAAGGTATGTTCAAAAAGATGAGAAAATACTTCACGAGATTTACATCAATGCAAAAGGTCTTCAAGGGATAAGACATCCTTTATTTAAATATGATCAAAGTGAAACAGATTATCCAACTTTAAATTATTTAAATACTCAAGAAATGATTGATCAATTTCTTTTTTTACAAGACAATGATCTTATTAAAGAAATAGTTGTAAAAAACACCCATTTAATTTCAAATCAAATTGAAAATAACATTGAAGTAATTAAAAAAGATCTTTTTACACCAAAAATTGAAAATTCTGCAAATTTATTGCGAGAATTAGTTTATGCAAAAGCTTTTGAAATTTATGGCAAAAATTTACCTGAATTAATCATCTCAAGAATTGAAAAAGAACTCAATCCAATTATAGAACAAGGATATGATGTTATATATTGAATTTCTCATAAAATTGTAGCAAAATCTTTAGAAGATGGATATATTGTAGGTTCAAGAGGCTCTGTAGGTTCTTCGTTAGTTGCTTATTTAAGCGGGATTACTGAAGTTAACCCTTTACCTCCTCATTATATTTGTTCGAATTGTAAAGATTGTGAATTTATTAAGAATTTAGATATCACTTCAGGATACGATTTACCTCATAAAAACTGCAATAATTGTTATAAAGCATTAAAAAGAGAAGGTCAAACAATTCCGTTTGAAACTTTTTTAGGTTTTGGAGCTAATAAAGTTCCTGATATTGATTTAAATTTTTCAAATGAATATCAACATATTGTTCATGACGAAGTAAGAAAATGATTTGGAGAAGATCATTGTTTTAGAGCTGGAACAATATCTAAAACAGCTGACAAAACTGCTTATGGTTATGTTCTTGCTTGAGCTGAAGAAAATAATTTGACTTTTTCTAATGCTTTTATTGGTTATTTAGCTTCAAAAATTGTAGGAACAAAAAGAACAACAGGACAACATCCCGGGGGAATTATAGTTATTCCAAAAGACTTTTCAGTAGAAGACTTTACTCCGATTAATTTTCCAGCAAATGATCCTAATTCTAGTTGAAAAACAACTCATTTTGATTTCCATGCAATACATGATAATGTTTTAAAGTTAGATTTATTAGGGCACAATGATCCAACAGCAATTAAATTTTTAACTTCTTTAACAAATGTGAATGTTTTTGACATTCCTTTTAATGATGAAAAAGTTTTAAGTTTATTTACTTCAACAAAAGCTTTAAACATTAAACCAGAAGACATTTCAGGTGAACATACAGGAGCTTTAGGTTTTCCTGAGTTTGGAACAACATTTGTTAGAAAGATGTTGGTTTCTGCTAAAGCTAAATCATTTTCTGATTTGATTTCAGTATCAGGGCTATCACATGGAACTGATGTTTGAAATAACAACGCTGAAGATTTAATTTTAAAGAAGAATTTACAGTTAAAAGACATCATTTCTTGTAGAGATGACATCATGGTTTTTTTAATAACAAAAGGTGTTAATGAATTGAAAGCATTTCAAATTATGGAAAATGTTCGTAAAGGTAAAGGTCTAAATTCAGAAGAAGAACAACTGTTAAAAGCTCACAAGGTTTCTGATTGGTATATAGATTCTTTGAATAAAATCAAATACATGTTTCCAAAAGCTCATGCAGCCGCTTATGTAATGATGGCTTGAAGAATTGCATGATTTAAATTGTACTATCCATTAGAATTCTATGCTTCTTATTTCACGACAAGAGCTGATTTTATAGATATTAAAATTATGTCTTCTACAAAAAAAACAATTAGTGAAAAACTAAGTGATTTTAAAAGAAGAAGAAATTCAAAGGGAGAAGATAAACTAAGTGCAAAAGAACAAGGATTAATAACAGTTTTAGAAATTGCAGAAGAAATGTATGCAAGAGGTTTTAAAATTTCGAAGATTAGTATAAATAAATCTGAAGCGACAAATTGAATTATTGATAAAGAATCAAATAGTTTGATACCTCCTTTTAATGCCATGGATGGCTTAGGAGTTGCTGTAGCAGAAAGCATAATTGAACAAAGAAAGAAAAAACCTTTCATTTCAATTGAAGATGTTATTGAAAGAACTAGCGTAAATAAAACTTTAAATGAAAAGTTTATTGAATTAGAAATTTATGAAGACTTAAATGAATCAAATCAAACAAGTTTATTTTAA
- the frr gene encoding ribosome recycling factor, with protein MELNFYTNKVKLEMEKAVQTYSNQIAKISAGKANPKLISGIKFIYYDEPMSIEEMAAISVPEAQQILIKPYDIKTTKNIIESLNKMNYDMQIVDEGAQVRLKFPALTTERRKELVKQLVKLNESAKVAIRQVRQDENKLIKKDEELSEDEQKKYLDEIQKLTDKYIFKIEELNKDKEKELMTI; from the coding sequence ATGGAATTAAATTTTTATACAAACAAAGTAAAATTAGAGATGGAAAAAGCTGTTCAAACTTATTCAAATCAAATTGCTAAAATTAGTGCTGGTAAAGCTAATCCAAAATTGATTAGTGGAATTAAATTTATTTATTATGATGAACCAATGAGCATTGAAGAAATGGCTGCTATTTCAGTTCCAGAAGCTCAACAAATTTTGATTAAACCTTATGATATTAAAACAACTAAAAATATTATTGAATCTTTAAATAAAATGAATTATGACATGCAAATCGTTGATGAAGGGGCTCAAGTTAGATTAAAATTCCCTGCTCTTACGACTGAAAGAAGAAAGGAATTAGTTAAGCAACTTGTAAAATTAAATGAATCTGCAAAAGTTGCAATAAGACAAGTCAGACAAGACGAAAACAAATTAATCAAAAAAGATGAAGAACTTAGCGAAGATGAACAAAAAAAATATTTAGATGAAATTCAAAAATTAACAGATAAATATATTTTTAAAATTGAGGAATTAAATAAAGACAAAGAAAAAGAGTTAATGACAATTTAA
- a CDS encoding sigma factor-like helix-turn-helix DNA-binding protein has product MEKNTIKELEDIALLLEKFENFLTENQRKVLSYRFLEDYSYQEIADILKISKPASYDAVNKAKQKLLDISKKLQV; this is encoded by the coding sequence ATACGATTAAAGAATTAGAAGATATTGCCTTATTATTAGAAAAATTCGAAAACTTTTTAACTGAAAATCAAAGAAAAGTCCTTTCTTATAGATTTTTAGAAGATTATTCTTATCAAGAAATAGCAGACATTTTGAAAATTTCTAAACCTGCTTCTTATGATGCTGTTAATAAAGCAAAACAAAAACTTTTAGATATTTCAAAAAAACTACAAGTGTAG
- a CDS encoding MAGa3780 family membrane protein: MKWKNNSIKPLTKDQIEIKTQEKLVKNPMTKRNIIVLLLGIYVLITIIAFSIHSSVVTETSFSILVSKIRETIADNGISVIGKSSKISFFARVLIFGSFEQWIFFTTISNLFVGFMMIFFALFSSKKLQRVFFVSISYITITFIIFWTLIAPVLNFNGGFDTFISINNHFINPVFAFVAYFLLKKRILSVTNRTIYYSSIPIYGYLLFAMILFFSSISLMKSIDASLTSGANVYSFLNFFEPFFYRGGSIPLVVFLNIIIVLLAFWIPVGLGFLLKFISRLKIDRYKILTMFIKEKFLTQKDLVS; this comes from the coding sequence ATGAAGTGAAAAAACAATTCAATAAAACCATTAACAAAAGACCAAATAGAAATTAAAACGCAAGAAAAATTAGTGAAAAATCCTATGACCAAAAGAAATATAATTGTTCTTTTGCTAGGAATATATGTACTAATAACAATAATTGCATTTTCAATTCATTCTTCTGTTGTAACAGAGACTTCATTTTCTATTTTAGTTAGCAAAATTAGAGAAACTATTGCAGATAATGGAATTTCAGTTATTGGAAAAAGCTCAAAAATATCTTTTTTTGCAAGAGTTTTAATTTTTGGTTCTTTTGAGCAATGAATCTTTTTTACAACAATTTCAAATTTATTTGTAGGATTTATGATGATTTTTTTTGCTTTATTTTCAAGTAAAAAACTACAAAGAGTTTTTTTTGTTTCAATATCATATATTACAATAACTTTTATTATTTTTTGAACATTAATCGCTCCTGTATTAAATTTTAATGGAGGATTTGACACTTTCATTTCTATTAATAATCATTTTATAAATCCAGTTTTTGCTTTTGTTGCTTATTTCTTATTGAAAAAGAGAATTTTATCGGTTACAAATCGAACAATTTATTATTCATCAATTCCTATTTATGGGTATTTACTTTTTGCAATGATTTTATTTTTTTCAAGTATTTCTTTAATGAAAAGTATTGATGCATCATTAACTTCAGGAGCAAATGTTTATTCATTTTTAAACTTTTTTGAACCATTTTTTTATAGAGGAGGTTCAATTCCTTTGGTAGTTTTTCTAAATATTATTATAGTTCTTTTAGCTTTTTGAATTCCTGTAGGTTTAGGATTTTTATTGAAATTCATTTCAAGATTAAAAATTGATAGATACAAAATTTTAACAATGTTTATAAAAGAAAAATTTTTAACTCAAAAAGATTTAGTTTCTTAA
- a CDS encoding phosphatidate cytidylyltransferase, whose translation MKIFKKSPFSLIKNNVLRKSIIGLLIFIVILSITLLIRFLNLSGAIIGFFFYSILLGIFFVEFTTHYGFKKWQQFILISIAILIFVFPINFYSSLLRSNGFDPINYNETGLRESLPSNLISPFVFSPILPSNFSFPNYLILLVLAILTLLFFALNSKLTIRDIPKILIVTFVIIFFVIFSRFIFFLNFSSYTLFIMLIVGVIFADSFAYFGGKLLGQKIFKRKLAPTISPNKTIEGAIIGTLFSAIFILGWGYGTNVFGNYRYSLDANAFAIICALIIPIISIFGDLFFSWIKRNLKIKDFSVFFPEHGGLLDRFDSLSFATWFISLVLIFAGVLFI comes from the coding sequence ATGAAAATATTTAAAAAATCACCTTTTTCTCTTATTAAAAATAATGTTCTTAGAAAATCAATTATTGGATTATTAATTTTTATTGTTATTCTTTCAATAACACTATTAATTAGGTTTTTAAATCTATCTGGTGCAATTATTGGATTCTTTTTTTATAGTATTTTACTTGGAATTTTCTTTGTAGAATTTACAACACATTATGGATTTAAAAAATGACAACAATTTATATTAATTTCTATTGCAATTTTAATATTTGTTTTTCCTATAAATTTTTATTCTAGTTTATTAAGATCTAATGGATTTGATCCAATTAATTATAATGAAACAGGATTAAGAGAATCATTACCTAGTAATTTAATTTCTCCTTTTGTTTTTTCTCCAATTCTTCCTTCAAATTTCTCATTTCCTAACTACTTGATTTTACTTGTTTTAGCAATTTTGACTCTCTTGTTTTTTGCCTTAAATAGCAAATTGACAATTAGAGATATCCCCAAAATTCTAATTGTAACTTTTGTGATAATTTTCTTCGTTATTTTTTCAAGATTTATATTTTTTTTAAATTTTAGCTCTTACACTTTGTTTATTATGCTTATTGTTGGTGTGATTTTTGCAGATTCATTTGCCTATTTTGGTGGAAAACTTCTTGGACAAAAAATTTTCAAAAGGAAATTGGCTCCTACTATTTCGCCCAACAAAACAATAGAAGGAGCTATTATAGGAACTTTATTTTCAGCAATATTTATTTTAGGATGGGGATATGGCACAAATGTTTTTGGAAATTACAGATATTCATTAGATGCAAATGCATTTGCAATAATTTGTGCTTTAATAATTCCAATTATTTCCATTTTTGGAGATTTGTTCTTTTCTTGAATTAAAAGAAATCTAAAAATTAAAGATTTTTCTGTTTTTTTTCCTGAACATGGAGGACTTTTAGATCGTTTCGATTCACTTTCTTTTGCTACTTGATTTATTTCGTTGGTTTTAATTTTTGCAGGAGTGCTATTTATTTAA
- the ptsP gene encoding phosphoenolpyruvate--protein phosphotransferase, with amino-acid sequence MILKIKSSNQELALGKIHFLEEEQIEYKKSFQDIKKEKAILENAINKTNESIKLLIKKAKKEFTENEVDILTAHLEIANDITFKDEANKIIEFEKKTAYEAFKIVSDKYIEIFKSMDNEYMKQRSTDILDVASSVLSFIANPEKKVMGEELKESTIIVSKELTSSDILTLNRKYIKGFITTEGGPTSHCAIIAKSLQVPYVFGLSDFPKYFKEGQEVFIDGINETLNTEPNAKDRKVYEDYLDLVKKTSINPKTFTPINKSKDGKKVELAVNIDGVEEIERLKDFKEISTGLFRTEFLFMQMNDWPTEEEQFLVYKNIALNTSRQSEVVIRTLDIGGDKELKYFKQEKEMNPFLGNRSVRFSLNKPNTFITQIRAIYRASAFGNVAILLPFVSNVEELLSLRKIIDQVKKSMIQEKIEFDPEVKIGMMIEIPSSAVLADVFAQYVDFFSVGSNDLIQYTFAVDRVNSAVSNYFQPLNPAIYRLINMAIQGAHRNGKTISVCGEIASNKYALAILVAMGIDKLSMAPESLGMAKYHLNSLDLTRADELSKKVLEAKTQDEVIEIVKTYY; translated from the coding sequence ATGATTTTAAAAATTAAAAGCTCAAATCAAGAATTGGCTTTAGGGAAAATTCATTTTCTTGAAGAAGAGCAAATTGAATACAAAAAATCTTTTCAAGATATAAAAAAAGAAAAGGCAATATTAGAAAATGCAATTAATAAAACAAACGAAAGTATTAAATTATTAATTAAAAAGGCAAAGAAAGAATTTACAGAAAATGAAGTTGATATTTTAACTGCTCATTTAGAAATTGCTAATGATATTACATTTAAAGACGAAGCAAATAAAATCATTGAATTTGAAAAGAAAACTGCTTATGAAGCATTCAAAATTGTAAGTGATAAGTACATTGAGATTTTCAAAAGCATGGATAATGAATATATGAAACAACGTTCAACGGATATTTTAGATGTTGCTTCTTCAGTTTTATCTTTTATTGCAAATCCTGAAAAAAAAGTTATGGGAGAAGAATTAAAAGAATCAACAATAATTGTTTCTAAAGAATTAACATCAAGTGATATTTTAACCTTGAATAGAAAATACATTAAAGGTTTTATTACAACTGAAGGCGGACCAACTTCACACTGTGCAATTATTGCAAAAAGTTTACAAGTTCCTTATGTTTTTGGTTTAAGTGATTTTCCAAAATATTTTAAAGAAGGTCAAGAAGTTTTCATTGATGGGATTAATGAAACATTAAACACAGAACCAAATGCAAAAGATAGAAAAGTATATGAAGATTATTTAGATCTTGTTAAAAAAACAAGCATTAACCCAAAAACATTTACTCCTATTAATAAATCAAAAGACGGAAAAAAAGTTGAATTAGCAGTAAATATTGATGGAGTTGAAGAAATTGAAAGATTAAAAGATTTTAAAGAAATTTCAACAGGATTATTTAGAACAGAATTTTTGTTCATGCAAATGAATGATTGACCTACTGAAGAAGAACAATTTCTTGTTTATAAAAATATCGCTTTAAACACTTCAAGACAAAGCGAAGTTGTAATTAGAACTTTAGATATTGGTGGGGATAAAGAATTAAAATACTTTAAACAAGAAAAAGAAATGAATCCTTTTTTAGGAAATCGTTCTGTAAGATTCTCTTTAAATAAGCCCAATACTTTTATTACACAAATAAGAGCAATTTATCGTGCTTCTGCTTTTGGAAATGTTGCGATTTTGTTACCATTTGTAAGTAATGTGGAAGAACTATTGTCTTTAAGAAAAATCATTGACCAAGTTAAAAAATCAATGATTCAAGAAAAAATTGAATTTGATCCTGAAGTTAAAATTGGAATGATGATCGAAATTCCTTCTTCAGCTGTTTTAGCTGATGTTTTTGCTCAGTATGTAGACTTTTTCTCTGTCGGATCAAATGATTTGATTCAATATACTTTTGCAGTCGACAGAGTTAATTCAGCTGTTTCAAATTATTTTCAACCATTAAATCCTGCTATTTATCGTTTAATTAACATGGCAATCCAAGGAGCTCACAGAAATGGGAAAACAATTAGTGTTTGTGGCGAAATTGCTTCAAATAAATATGCTTTAGCAATTTTAGTAGCAATGGGAATTGATAAGCTATCAATGGCCCCTGAATCTCTAGGGATGGCTAAATATCATTTAAATTCACTTGATTTAACTAGAGCTGATGAATTAAGCAAAAAAGTTTTAGAAGCTAAAACTCAAGATGAAGTTATTGAAATTGTAAAAACTTACTATTAA
- the pyrH gene encoding UMP kinase produces MKYKRILLKLSGEGLSNKKKSLLIDYEIVKNIAIQLQKIHKQGYEVAIVVGGGNFWRGESASKNGIPRTRADYIGMLATTMNALALQSGFESVGLKARVQSSLSIDGKVAENYITEKAKHYLSNGEIVIFAGGTGRPFFTTDTAATLVASEMQCDVLLMAKNGVNGVYDADPKVSPSAIKFDSLSYDELLHIVLTNGLKIMDSTSVTMAKENNIKILVFDIQEKDSILKVLEGNAEHTKVE; encoded by the coding sequence ATGAAATATAAAAGAATATTGTTAAAACTATCTGGAGAAGGTTTGTCAAATAAGAAAAAAAGCTTACTTATTGATTATGAAATTGTAAAGAACATCGCGATTCAATTGCAAAAAATTCATAAACAAGGTTATGAAGTAGCTATTGTTGTAGGAGGAGGAAATTTTTGAAGAGGAGAGAGCGCTTCAAAAAATGGAATTCCTAGAACTAGAGCCGATTATATTGGAATGCTCGCAACAACAATGAATGCTTTAGCTTTACAATCAGGTTTTGAATCAGTAGGTTTAAAAGCAAGAGTTCAATCTTCTCTTTCAATTGATGGCAAGGTTGCAGAAAACTATATTACAGAAAAAGCTAAACATTATTTAAGTAATGGAGAAATTGTAATTTTTGCTGGTGGAACAGGAAGACCTTTTTTCACTACTGATACTGCTGCAACTTTAGTTGCTTCAGAAATGCAATGCGATGTTCTACTAATGGCTAAAAATGGAGTAAATGGTGTTTATGATGCAGATCCAAAAGTTTCTCCATCAGCAATTAAATTTGATAGTTTATCTTATGATGAACTTTTACATATTGTCTTGACAAATGGTCTGAAAATTATGGATTCTACTTCTGTAACTATGGCAAAAGAAAATAATATCAAAATTTTGGTTTTTGATATCCAAGAAAAAGATTCAATTTTAAAAGTCCTAGAAGGAAACGCAGAACATACAAAGGTAGAGTAA
- a CDS encoding lipoate--protein ligase: MKLYISQNTSAYFTLPFEEILARNLKQDENIVFLYQHKNVSIVGKNQNTNEEVDLNFIEENGIELARRISGGGAVYQDLGNINFSFITSRKNGKTYKEFLEPVLEFLKSLGLNASFKGRNDLVINDSKISGNSQFILENAFCHHGTLLFDVDFSKMSKVLIPNKLKIASKGIKSIRQRVTNIREELKQINQDIDSKTFLEKLKNFFIEKGYQLSDLPIKQFEKELLNLSEIRKSKEWIFGKNPKFEVSEEAKFEGGILKVKYNVEKNHFTNFVFEGDFLSSRDVKEIEEKIINLHFDRNEFSKILDTFELQEYFGKIEKKEILDLIF, translated from the coding sequence ATGAAACTTTACATAAGTCAAAATACTAGCGCCTATTTTACATTACCTTTTGAAGAAATATTGGCAAGAAATTTAAAACAAGATGAAAACATTGTTTTTTTGTATCAACATAAAAATGTTTCAATAGTAGGGAAAAATCAGAATACAAATGAGGAAGTTGATTTAAACTTCATAGAAGAAAATGGAATCGAATTAGCAAGAAGAATAAGTGGTGGTGGGGCTGTTTATCAAGATTTAGGTAATATAAATTTTAGTTTTATTACAAGTAGAAAAAACGGAAAAACATATAAAGAGTTCCTTGAACCTGTTTTGGAATTTTTAAAATCTCTTGGCCTGAATGCTAGTTTTAAGGGTAGAAATGATCTTGTAATAAATGATTCAAAGATTAGTGGTAATTCACAGTTTATTTTAGAAAATGCCTTTTGTCACCATGGGACTCTTTTGTTTGATGTTGACTTTTCTAAAATGTCTAAGGTTTTAATTCCTAATAAATTAAAAATTGCATCAAAAGGTATAAAAAGTATTAGGCAAAGGGTCACAAATATAAGAGAAGAATTAAAACAAATCAATCAAGATATAGATTCAAAAACTTTTCTTGAAAAATTGAAAAATTTTTTCATAGAAAAAGGATACCAATTAAGTGATTTGCCTATTAAACAATTTGAAAAAGAGTTGTTAAATCTGAGTGAAATTAGAAAAAGTAAAGAATGAATTTTTGGAAAAAATCCTAAATTTGAAGTTTCAGAAGAAGCAAAATTTGAAGGAGGAATTTTAAAAGTAAAATATAATGTTGAGAAAAATCATTTCACAAATTTTGTTTTTGAAGGAGATTTTTTAAGTTCAAGGGATGTAAAAGAGATTGAAGAAAAAATCATAAATTTACATTTTGATAGAAATGAATTTAGCAAAATCTTAGATACTTTTGAACTTCAAGAATATTTTGGAAAAATTGAAAAAAAAGAAATTTTAGATTTAATTTTCTAA